A genomic region of Jeotgalibaca ciconiae contains the following coding sequences:
- a CDS encoding sucrose-6-phosphate hydrolase has protein sequence MSLIKNWTTELRYQHYDKWPEDYIKQLKKQVSQSKWRLNYHVQPETGLLNDPNGFSFFNGKWHLFYQSYPMGAVHGLKSWFHLTSTNLIDWQKEGADLLPDSPYDSHGVYSGSAFPLDDRLFLAYTGNVRDNDWNRFSYQMGAWMDQNNQIEKVQLPLIEQPPKGYTQHFRDPQIFVYQNKYFMVIGAQNEALEGKVLTYMSTDLQNWELQGELDFSEHQMGFMVECPNLVFVDGKALLLFCPQGLEKEILPYQNIYPNTYVVANEFDSENNRLTNPSSLKNLDEGFDVYATQAFNAPDGRALAVSWIGLPEITYPTDREGWAHCLSLTKELTIKEGMLFQNPVAETKDLREKEYKLHGQLHAEPQAISTSIENQYEMNIEFEQGAKGKLTLLADQKENTGLELSFDTERGTMIINRENVGISFGEEYGNQREFSIPQGPLSLRVFVDSSVVEIFINDGEKTATARVFPKESKNDILLSGSQSSFSGKLWTLRSTK, from the coding sequence ATGAGTCTTATTAAAAATTGGACAACAGAGTTACGCTATCAACATTATGACAAATGGCCCGAGGATTATATAAAACAACTAAAGAAGCAAGTATCTCAATCGAAATGGCGCTTAAATTATCACGTTCAACCAGAAACTGGATTATTAAACGATCCAAATGGCTTTTCCTTTTTTAATGGAAAATGGCATCTATTTTACCAATCTTATCCGATGGGAGCTGTCCATGGGCTGAAATCATGGTTCCATCTTACTTCCACTAATTTAATTGATTGGCAAAAAGAAGGAGCGGACTTGCTCCCTGATAGTCCATACGACAGCCATGGTGTCTATTCAGGTTCTGCGTTTCCACTAGATGATCGACTTTTTTTAGCTTATACAGGCAATGTTCGAGACAACGATTGGAATCGATTCTCTTATCAAATGGGAGCATGGATGGATCAAAACAATCAAATCGAAAAAGTACAGCTACCATTAATAGAACAGCCTCCAAAAGGATATACACAACATTTTCGTGATCCACAAATTTTTGTTTATCAAAATAAATATTTTATGGTAATCGGTGCTCAAAACGAAGCACTGGAAGGAAAAGTTTTGACATATATGAGTACAGATTTACAAAATTGGGAATTACAAGGAGAGCTGGATTTCTCTGAGCATCAAATGGGCTTTATGGTTGAATGTCCGAATCTAGTATTCGTTGATGGAAAAGCTTTGCTCCTTTTCTGTCCTCAGGGCTTGGAAAAAGAAATTTTACCGTATCAAAATATCTATCCGAATACGTACGTAGTCGCTAACGAGTTCGATTCAGAGAATAACCGTTTAACCAATCCTAGCAGTTTAAAAAATCTGGATGAAGGGTTTGATGTCTATGCAACTCAAGCCTTTAACGCTCCGGACGGACGGGCTCTAGCAGTTAGCTGGATTGGATTACCGGAGATTACTTATCCAACTGATCGTGAAGGCTGGGCTCATTGTTTAAGTCTCACAAAAGAGTTAACCATTAAGGAGGGTATGCTTTTTCAAAATCCTGTTGCTGAAACGAAAGATTTGCGAGAAAAAGAATACAAGCTGCACGGACAGCTTCATGCTGAACCACAAGCAATCAGCACTTCAATAGAAAATCAATATGAAATGAATATAGAGTTCGAACAAGGTGCAAAAGGAAAACTGACACTGTTAGCAGACCAAAAAGAAAATACAGGATTAGAACTTTCTTTTGATACCGAGCGTGGTACAATGATAATCAACCGAGAAAATGTTGGAATCAGTTTTGGTGAAGAGTATGGTAATCAACGAGAATTCTCCATTCCACAAGGGCCGCTTTCATTGCGAGTATTTGTTGACTCGTCGGTCGTTGAAATTTTTATAAATGATGGAGAAAAAACCGCTACTGCTCGTGTGTTTCCTAAAGAATCAAAAAATGATATTTTGCTATCTGGCAGCCAAAGTTCATTTTCCGGTAAATTATGGACCTTGCGTTCAACGAAATGA
- a CDS encoding glycoside hydrolase family 13 protein: MQTNWWKKAVIYQIYPRSFQDTNDDGIGDIKGIVQRLDYLAFLGVDALWLSPVYESPNDDNGYDISNYEQIGEEYGTMEDMDELILQAKKRNIRIIMDLVVNHTSDEHRWFQESLKGPDNPYHDFYVWRKGQNGGPPNGLISNFGGSAWTYVPELGEYYLHLHSKKQPDLNWENEKMREAIWDMMNFWLEKGIGGFRLDVIDLIGKVPDQEITKNGPKLHELLREMNQKTFGQYDVVTVGETWGATPEIAQLYSDENRQELSMVFQFEHINLDKQTGKRKWDLKTLEPQELHDVFSKWQTELSGKGWNSLFWNNHDLPRIISRWGHDGSYRELSGKMLAIYLHFMQGTPYIYQGEEIGMINYPVSSIAEVDDIESIRMYKERIQQGYSEKEIMKSINAKGRDNARHPMQWNNGVQGGFTKGTPWLPTGNTETINVEAALEDSNSLLYTYKKLIDLRKTEPVIVDGDYTKVETGNTNVLAYLRELAGEKLLVMVNFSPSDQRYQLDFVPSVKKWLITNYSEELSSSLAPYEAFAIKIK; the protein is encoded by the coding sequence ATGCAAACTAATTGGTGGAAAAAAGCGGTTATTTATCAAATTTATCCGCGTAGTTTCCAAGATACGAACGATGATGGGATCGGAGATATAAAGGGAATAGTTCAACGGTTAGATTATCTGGCCTTTTTAGGGGTAGACGCTCTATGGCTGAGTCCAGTATATGAGTCCCCTAATGATGATAATGGCTATGATATCAGTAATTACGAACAAATTGGTGAAGAATACGGAACCATGGAAGATATGGATGAGCTGATTTTACAAGCAAAAAAACGGAACATTCGTATTATTATGGATTTAGTAGTGAATCATACGTCCGATGAACATCGCTGGTTTCAAGAATCTTTAAAAGGTCCAGACAATCCTTATCATGATTTTTATGTCTGGAGAAAAGGTCAGAATGGAGGACCACCGAATGGATTGATTTCTAACTTTGGTGGTTCAGCTTGGACCTATGTTCCAGAATTAGGAGAGTATTACTTGCATCTCCATTCTAAAAAGCAACCCGATTTAAATTGGGAAAATGAGAAAATGCGAGAAGCCATTTGGGATATGATGAATTTTTGGCTAGAAAAAGGGATTGGTGGATTCCGTCTGGATGTGATTGATTTGATTGGTAAAGTACCAGACCAAGAAATTACTAAAAATGGACCGAAGCTTCATGAATTGCTTCGTGAAATGAATCAAAAAACATTTGGACAATATGATGTCGTGACGGTAGGCGAAACATGGGGAGCGACTCCTGAAATTGCGCAACTCTATTCAGATGAGAACCGTCAAGAATTGTCGATGGTTTTTCAATTTGAACACATTAACTTAGATAAGCAAACGGGAAAAAGAAAATGGGATTTGAAGACGCTCGAACCTCAAGAACTGCATGATGTTTTTTCAAAATGGCAAACGGAACTATCTGGAAAAGGATGGAATTCATTGTTTTGGAACAACCATGATTTGCCAAGGATTATTTCTCGTTGGGGACATGATGGAAGTTATCGTGAACTGAGTGGCAAGATGCTGGCGATCTATCTTCATTTTATGCAAGGCACTCCCTATATTTACCAAGGAGAAGAGATTGGGATGATCAATTATCCCGTATCCAGTATTGCTGAAGTGGACGATATCGAAAGCATACGTATGTATAAAGAAAGAATTCAACAGGGCTATTCTGAAAAAGAAATCATGAAGTCGATAAACGCAAAAGGAAGAGATAATGCACGGCATCCGATGCAGTGGAATAATGGCGTTCAAGGTGGCTTTACGAAAGGAACTCCATGGCTTCCGACAGGAAACACAGAGACTATTAACGTGGAAGCTGCTTTGGAAGATAGCAATTCTTTGCTGTATACTTACAAAAAGTTAATCGATTTACGGAAAACTGAACCAGTTATAGTCGATGGTGATTACACAAAGGTAGAGACTGGAAATACCAATGTATTAGCTTATTTGCGCGAATTGGCTGGCGAAAAATTGCTGGTTATGGTTAATTTTAGTCCTAGCGATCAAAGATATCAGTTAGATTTCGTTCCTAGCGTAAAAAAATGGTTAATCACAAATTATTCGGAAGAACTCTCTAGTAGCCTGGCTCCATACGAAGCTTTTGCAATAAAAATAAAATAA
- a CDS encoding sucrose-specific PTS transporter subunit IIBC: MNHKKVAEEILAALGKDNIQAAAHCATRLRLVLKDNDNIDQASLDNNDDVKGTFLANNQYQIIIGPGDVNNVYDELVKLAGVKEASTEDLKAVAADGKKVNPVMALIKVLSDIFVPIVPALVAGGLLMAINNVLTSPNLFGPQSVVEMFPSITDLANIINLLASAPFAFLPILVGFSATRRFGGNPYLGAAMGMVMVMPDLVNGYGVANAIADGSMPYWNVFGLNVAQAGYQGSVLPVLAVSWILANLEKFFHKRIHKAFDFTFTPMLAIIITGFLTFIVVGPIMRTVSDGITDGLVWLYDTTGAIGLGVFGLVYSPVVITGLHQSFPAIETTLLADVANTGGSFIFPVAAMANIAQGGAALAVFFLTKDKKQKSLASSASASALLGITEPAIFGVNLKLKFPFIIGMIASGIACAVIGFFHVLSVAMGPASVIGFISIAPESIPYFMIGVVVSLVLSFGMTYFYGKNRMGEPLAEGVESSSSVAAVSETVHASVKEEVIGTAVSGEVVALENVNDPVFSSGMMGKGIAVKPNENKIYAPADGLLTVVNASKHAYGLQTASGAEVLIHIGIDTVNLNGKHFETSRKQGEQVRKGDVLAIINREGILDEGYDDTVIMVVTNSDSFEQIEALEKTSVQTGEDILKVSKMDAN; this comes from the coding sequence ATGAATCACAAAAAAGTCGCAGAGGAAATATTGGCTGCATTAGGGAAGGATAATATTCAGGCAGCTGCTCATTGCGCTACAAGATTACGCTTAGTTTTAAAAGACAATGATAATATCGATCAAGCATCATTGGATAACAATGATGATGTGAAAGGGACTTTTTTAGCTAATAATCAATATCAAATCATTATTGGTCCTGGAGATGTGAATAATGTCTACGATGAGCTTGTAAAACTTGCTGGAGTGAAAGAGGCTTCGACAGAAGATTTAAAAGCCGTGGCAGCTGATGGAAAAAAAGTAAATCCAGTAATGGCACTCATTAAAGTTTTGTCTGATATTTTTGTACCAATTGTTCCGGCGTTAGTTGCTGGCGGTCTATTGATGGCTATCAATAACGTTTTAACATCCCCTAATCTATTTGGTCCTCAATCAGTAGTAGAGATGTTTCCAAGTATTACGGATTTAGCGAATATTATTAATTTGTTAGCTTCTGCACCATTTGCGTTTCTCCCTATTTTAGTTGGTTTTTCGGCTACCAGACGTTTTGGAGGAAATCCGTATCTGGGAGCTGCAATGGGTATGGTGATGGTAATGCCGGATCTTGTGAACGGTTACGGGGTTGCTAATGCAATTGCGGACGGCAGCATGCCTTATTGGAATGTATTTGGTCTAAATGTTGCACAAGCAGGCTATCAAGGTTCTGTTTTGCCTGTATTAGCTGTTTCGTGGATATTGGCAAATCTTGAAAAATTCTTCCATAAGAGAATACATAAAGCCTTTGACTTTACATTTACCCCTATGTTAGCAATTATTATTACCGGGTTTTTAACATTTATTGTTGTTGGACCAATTATGCGCACGGTTTCTGATGGAATAACCGATGGCTTGGTTTGGTTGTATGATACAACAGGAGCAATCGGTTTAGGCGTTTTCGGACTGGTTTACTCACCAGTGGTTATTACTGGTCTACACCAAAGCTTCCCAGCTATTGAAACAACATTACTAGCTGATGTTGCCAACACAGGAGGTTCTTTCATTTTCCCGGTTGCAGCTATGGCAAACATTGCGCAAGGGGGAGCAGCGCTTGCGGTGTTCTTCTTGACGAAAGATAAAAAGCAAAAGAGTTTAGCTTCTTCTGCCAGTGCTTCAGCATTACTGGGAATCACTGAACCAGCTATTTTTGGGGTAAATCTGAAACTTAAATTTCCTTTCATTATTGGGATGATTGCTTCAGGTATTGCTTGTGCGGTAATTGGTTTCTTCCACGTCCTATCGGTTGCAATGGGACCAGCTAGCGTAATTGGCTTTATCTCTATTGCACCAGAATCGATTCCTTATTTCATGATCGGTGTGGTAGTAAGTTTGGTATTGTCCTTTGGGATGACATATTTCTATGGGAAAAATAGAATGGGCGAGCCGCTTGCAGAAGGTGTAGAAAGCAGTTCTTCTGTAGCTGCAGTGTCAGAAACTGTACATGCATCGGTAAAAGAAGAAGTAATTGGAACAGCAGTAAGTGGTGAAGTTGTTGCTTTGGAAAATGTGAATGATCCTGTATTTTCTTCTGGAATGATGGGAAAAGGAATCGCAGTCAAACCAAATGAGAATAAAATCTATGCTCCTGCTGATGGATTGCTTACTGTGGTAAATGCTTCAAAACACGCATACGGTTTGCAGACAGCAAGCGGTGCTGAAGTACTTATCCATATTGGAATCGATACGGTTAACTTGAATGGAAAACACTTCGAGACTTCTAGAAAGCAAGGAGAGCAAGTAAGAAAAGGAGATGTGTTAGCAATCATTAATCGTGAAGGAATCTTAGATGAAGGTTATGATGATACAGTAATCATGGTTGTTACAAACTCAGATTCATTCGAACAAATCGAAGCACTTGAAAAAACAAGCGTTCAAACTGGAGAAGACATTTTGAAAGTGAGCAAGATGGATGCAAACTAA
- a CDS encoding LacI family DNA-binding transcriptional regulator has product MTIKLTDVAKKAGVSPTTVSRVINNYGSLSQKTIDKVQAAMKELNYQPNSLARSLQGKNTQLIGLIFPTVANPFYGELVEKIETKLFELGYKTILCDSANNKEKERSYINMLSANKVDGIIAGAHNLGITEYENIGLPIVSFDRYLADGIPIIGSDNFRGGYLATENLYLHGARKIAILTGSQESDSPTNQRLNGYLSFLEEKNIDSHIFQFHTKARSTILKNLEIKRILETEDIDSIFCTDDLTAILVYNLCQELDINVPEEMKIIGYDGTKFIQNYFPYLSTIAQPISDFADLLVDLLLQRIQSPDKPLANNYELAVKLIQGKTS; this is encoded by the coding sequence ATGACAATCAAGTTAACAGACGTGGCAAAAAAAGCTGGTGTCTCTCCAACTACCGTCTCACGTGTGATTAATAATTACGGTTCACTCAGCCAAAAAACGATTGATAAAGTCCAAGCCGCTATGAAAGAATTAAATTATCAACCGAATTCCTTGGCACGCTCTTTGCAAGGAAAGAATACTCAATTAATCGGTTTAATTTTTCCTACTGTTGCCAATCCATTTTATGGAGAGTTAGTTGAAAAAATTGAAACCAAACTTTTTGAATTAGGTTATAAAACGATTCTATGCGACAGTGCAAATAATAAAGAAAAAGAACGAAGCTACATTAACATGCTTTCTGCTAACAAAGTAGATGGAATCATTGCTGGTGCTCATAATTTAGGCATTACAGAATATGAAAATATCGGACTGCCGATTGTTTCTTTTGACCGTTATCTTGCAGACGGAATTCCAATTATCGGTAGTGATAATTTTCGCGGAGGCTATTTAGCTACAGAGAACCTTTATCTCCATGGCGCTCGTAAAATAGCGATTTTGACAGGTAGTCAAGAGTCAGACTCTCCTACCAACCAGCGATTAAATGGATATTTATCTTTTTTAGAAGAAAAAAATATCGATTCCCATATTTTTCAGTTCCATACAAAAGCGCGATCAACAATCCTTAAAAATCTTGAAATCAAACGTATTCTAGAGACAGAAGACATTGACAGTATCTTCTGTACAGATGACCTTACTGCTATCCTTGTCTATAATCTCTGCCAAGAATTGGATATCAATGTTCCTGAAGAAATGAAAATTATTGGCTATGATGGCACGAAGTTTATTCAGAATTACTTTCCATACTTATCAACAATCGCTCAACCGATAAGTGATTTCGCTGATTTACTAGTGGACCTGTTACTTCAACGAATCCAATCGCCTGATAAACCTTTAGCGAACAATTACGAGCTAGCTGTTAAATTAATCCAAGGAAAAACTTCTTAA